In one window of Bos taurus isolate L1 Dominette 01449 registration number 42190680 breed Hereford chromosome 15, ARS-UCD2.0, whole genome shotgun sequence DNA:
- the SERPINH1 gene encoding serpin H1 isoform X1, translated as MRALLLISTICLLARALAAEVKKPAAAAAPGTAEKLSPKAATLAERSAGLAFSLYQAMAKDQAVENILLSPVVVASSLGLVSLGGKAATASQAKAVLSAEQLRDDEVHAGLGELLRSLSNSTARNVTWKLGSRLYGPSSVSFAEDFVRSSKQHYNCEHSKINFRDKRSALQSINEWAAQTTDGKLPEVTKDVERTDGALLVNAMFFKPHWDERFHHKMVDNRGFMVTRSYTVGVTMMHRTGLYNYYDDEKEKLQMVEMPLAHKLSSLIIIMPHHVEPLERLEKLLTKEQLKVWMGKMQKKAVAISLPKGVVEVTHDLQKHLAGLGLTEAIDKNKADLSRMSGKKDLYLASVFHATAFEWDTDGNPFDQDIYGREELRSPKLFYADHPFIFLVRDTQSGSLLFIGRLVRPKGDKMRDEL; from the exons ATGCGTGCCCTCCTGCTCATCAGCACCATCTGCCTCCTGGCCAGGGCCCTGGCCGCTGAGGTGAAGAAACCTGCGGCTGCAGCAGCTCCGGGCACCGCTGAGAAGCTGAGCCCCAAGGCGGCCACGCTGGCTGAGCGCAGCGCCGGCCTGGCCTTCAGCCTATACCAGGCCATGGCCAAGGACCAGGCGGTGGAGAACATCCTGCTGTCACCCGTGGTGGTGGCCTCGTCCCTGGGGCTCGTGTCGCTGGGCGGCAAGGCGGCCACGGCATCGCAGGCCAAGGCGGTGCTGAGCGCCGAGCAGCTGCGCGACGACGAGGTGCACGCGGGCCTGGGCGAGCTGCTGCGCTCGCTCAGCAACAGCACGGCGCGCAACGTCACCTGGAAGCTGGGCAGCCGCCTGTACGGGCCCAGCTCCGTGAGCTTCGCAGAGGACTTCGTGCGCAGCAGCAAGCAGCACTACAACTGTGAGCACTCCAAGATCAACTTCCGCGACAAGCGGAGCGCCCTGCAGTCCATCAACGAGTGGGCGGCGCAGACCACAGACGGCAAGCTGCCCGAAGTCACCAAGGACGTGGAGCGCACCGATGGCGCGCTGCTGGTCAATGCCATGTTCTTCAAGC CGCACTGGGACGAGAGATTCCACCACAAGATGGTGGACAACCGAGGCTTCATGGTGACCCGTTCCTATACCGTGGGTGTCACCATGATGCACCGGACAG GTCTCTACAACTACTATGATGACGAGAAGGAGAAGCTGCAGATGGTGGAGATGCCGCTGGCGCACAAGCTGTCCAGCCTCATCATCATCATGCCCCACCACGTGGAGCCCCTTGAGCGCCTGGAAAAGCTGCTGACCAAAGAGCAGCTGAAGGTCTGGATGGGCAAGATGCAGAAGAAGGCTGTGGCCATCTCCCTGCCCAAGGGAGTTGTGGAGGTGACCCACGACTTACAG AAACacttggctgggctgggtctgaCCGAGGCCATCGACAAGAACAAGGCAGACCTGTCTCGCATGTCGGGCAAGAAGGACCTATACCTGGCCAGCGTGTTCCACGCCACTGCCTTCGAGTGGGACACGGATGGCAACCCCTTCGACCAGGACATCTACGGGCGTGAGGAGCTGCGCAGCCCCAAGCTCTTCTACGCTGACCACCCCTTCATCTTCCTGGTTCGAGACACCCAGAGCGGCTCTCTGCTGTTCATCGGGCGCCTAGTCCGGCCCAAGGGCGACAAGATGCGAGACGAGTTGTAG